Proteins encoded together in one Lysinibacter cavernae window:
- a CDS encoding DUF1269 domain-containing protein: MSDLIVISFDTEAEAEGAYERIQQLQNDLVVELAGLALVKVDENGKTHVETPGAVGKVGVGAVGGALFGTLIGILFFIPVIGLVFGGVLGGLFAGLDKTGLNSEFRSRVKDAVAQGRSAVVLYAFKLTEDKFAEALAPFNGTIVQTSLSEADEKALAHDLGTAQ, translated from the coding sequence ATGTCAGACCTCATCGTGATCTCGTTCGACACCGAAGCAGAAGCGGAAGGCGCCTACGAGCGCATCCAACAACTCCAAAACGACCTCGTTGTTGAACTTGCAGGGCTCGCCCTTGTCAAGGTTGACGAGAACGGCAAAACCCACGTAGAAACGCCTGGAGCCGTCGGAAAAGTCGGCGTCGGGGCCGTCGGGGGCGCGCTGTTTGGTACGCTCATCGGCATTTTGTTCTTCATCCCTGTCATTGGGCTGGTCTTTGGTGGCGTCCTCGGTGGCCTGTTTGCCGGCCTCGACAAGACCGGGCTCAACAGCGAGTTTCGGAGCCGGGTGAAGGATGCTGTCGCTCAGGGACGGTCCGCCGTTGTGCTCTACGCGTTCAAACTCACGGAAGACAAATTTGCCGAGGCGCTCGCACCGTTTAACGGAACCATCGTGCAGACCTCGCTGTCTGAGGCCGACGAGAAGGCGCTCGCTCATGACCTCGGCACCGCTCAGTAA
- a CDS encoding arylsulfatase has product MAKKFGGVINLDVRDSVPDWSPYLAEKAPAGAPNILIVLYDDTGLAAWSPYGGGINMPTLERLAENGLTYTQWHTTALCSPTRSCFLTGRNHHENGFASISEAASGFPGHNSHIPFENAFMAEVLREKGWNTFWLGKNHNVPVDEWDMGATKRNWPLARGFDRFYGFLGGETNQWYPDLTEDNHFIDQPYLPEDGYHLSKDLADKAISFIRDSKQSQPEKPWFTFFCPGANHAPHHAPEEWIAKYKGKFDDGYEAYREWVLPRMIEKGILPDGTELTDLNPMPDGTFTETDSVLPWDTLSDDQKRLFSRMAEVYAGYSEYTDHQVGRIIDYLEESGQLENTIVVYAADNGASGEGSPNGSVNENKFFNSFPDDLEENLGMIDKLGGPDAYNHYPTGWAAAFSTPFRMFKRYSYQGGVADPLVISWPAGIAARGQIRSQYHHVTDIVPTLLEAVGVEFPQSVNGYEQTPLPGVSMAYSFDAEPDAPTQKQVQHYEMLGTRAIWNNGWKAVTVHGPQLDKGHFDEDQWQLFHTDVDRSESTDLAEQHPEKLEQLKALWMEQALKYKVLPLNDLGLRGILAMEFKVPVPPSGQYTYYPQTLEVPERLAANTHGVSFKVLSDVTFTPTTEGVIWAHGSRFGGHTLFVKDGKIHYAYNFLGIRPYQYVVAETVPTDGRHIIGVDFAKERTGEHYESFGTATVYIDSSKEASAEIRTQSGHFTLCGEGLCIGYDGGDSVVDDYSNGFPLVNGEIHSVVFDVADDAYIDVERHLAAAYSRD; this is encoded by the coding sequence ATGGCTAAGAAATTCGGCGGCGTCATCAATCTTGACGTTCGCGATTCGGTTCCAGACTGGAGCCCATACCTTGCAGAGAAGGCGCCGGCCGGTGCCCCAAACATCCTGATCGTGCTGTATGACGACACCGGCCTCGCCGCCTGGTCGCCCTACGGGGGCGGCATCAATATGCCAACGCTCGAACGTCTTGCCGAGAACGGGCTCACGTACACGCAGTGGCACACAACGGCGTTGTGCTCGCCTACACGATCGTGCTTCCTGACCGGGCGAAACCATCACGAGAACGGCTTTGCATCTATCTCTGAGGCGGCCTCAGGATTCCCGGGCCACAATTCCCACATTCCGTTCGAAAACGCGTTTATGGCCGAGGTGCTGCGTGAAAAGGGCTGGAACACGTTCTGGCTTGGCAAGAATCACAACGTGCCGGTCGACGAGTGGGACATGGGCGCGACGAAGCGCAACTGGCCGCTTGCGCGAGGGTTTGACCGCTTCTACGGATTCCTCGGAGGAGAGACCAATCAGTGGTATCCCGACCTGACTGAGGACAACCATTTCATCGACCAGCCGTACCTCCCAGAAGACGGCTACCACCTGTCGAAGGATCTTGCGGATAAAGCGATCTCGTTCATCCGCGATTCAAAGCAGTCTCAGCCAGAGAAACCGTGGTTCACCTTCTTCTGCCCAGGGGCAAATCACGCACCCCACCACGCCCCAGAGGAATGGATAGCCAAGTACAAGGGCAAATTCGACGACGGATACGAGGCATATCGCGAGTGGGTACTTCCGCGCATGATCGAGAAGGGAATCTTGCCTGACGGCACCGAACTGACTGATCTGAACCCCATGCCTGACGGCACATTTACCGAAACGGATTCGGTGCTGCCGTGGGACACCCTTTCGGACGACCAGAAGCGCCTTTTTAGCCGGATGGCGGAGGTCTACGCTGGGTACTCGGAATACACAGACCATCAGGTTGGGCGCATTATCGATTACCTCGAAGAATCCGGTCAGCTCGAGAACACCATCGTTGTGTACGCCGCTGACAACGGCGCATCCGGTGAGGGCAGCCCCAACGGTTCGGTCAACGAGAATAAGTTCTTCAACAGCTTCCCTGACGACCTCGAAGAGAACCTGGGGATGATCGATAAGCTTGGCGGCCCTGATGCCTACAACCATTACCCAACCGGGTGGGCTGCCGCATTCTCAACGCCGTTCCGCATGTTCAAGCGCTACTCCTACCAGGGTGGTGTCGCTGACCCCTTGGTTATCTCATGGCCAGCCGGCATTGCGGCCAGAGGGCAGATCCGGAGTCAGTATCACCACGTGACAGATATCGTGCCAACGCTGCTCGAAGCGGTTGGCGTCGAGTTCCCTCAATCGGTGAACGGCTACGAACAAACGCCATTGCCAGGTGTGTCGATGGCTTACTCCTTCGACGCCGAACCGGACGCACCAACCCAGAAACAGGTTCAGCACTACGAAATGCTGGGAACGCGAGCGATCTGGAATAACGGCTGGAAAGCGGTTACGGTTCACGGCCCACAGTTGGATAAGGGGCATTTTGACGAAGACCAGTGGCAACTGTTCCACACCGATGTCGACCGCTCCGAGAGCACGGACCTTGCGGAGCAGCATCCGGAAAAACTTGAGCAGCTCAAGGCATTGTGGATGGAGCAGGCGCTGAAGTACAAGGTGCTTCCCCTGAACGACCTTGGCCTTCGCGGCATCCTCGCCATGGAGTTTAAGGTTCCGGTTCCACCGAGCGGGCAGTACACCTACTACCCACAAACGCTTGAAGTGCCTGAACGGCTTGCCGCGAACACCCACGGGGTGTCGTTTAAGGTGCTCTCAGACGTGACCTTTACCCCAACAACCGAGGGCGTCATCTGGGCGCACGGTTCCCGGTTTGGCGGGCATACGCTCTTTGTGAAAGACGGCAAGATTCACTACGCCTATAACTTCCTCGGCATTCGTCCATATCAGTACGTGGTTGCCGAGACGGTTCCAACCGATGGGCGGCACATCATCGGCGTCGACTTCGCCAAGGAGCGTACCGGCGAACACTACGAATCGTTTGGCACGGCAACCGTGTATATCGATAGTTCGAAGGAAGCCTCGGCCGAGATCCGAACCCAGAGCGGGCACTTCACGCTCTGCGGGGAGGGCTTATGCATCGGATACGACGGGGGAGACAGCGTCGTTGACGACTATTCCAACGGATTTCCGCTCGTGAACGGCGAGATCCATTCCGTCGTCTTTGATGTGGCCGACGACGCGTATATCGACGTTGAACGCCACCTCGCCGCCGCCTACAGTAGGGATTAG
- a CDS encoding SulP family inorganic anion transporter: MTNGTRRASWMLPTLRGYQRSWLGRDILAGLSAGAVVIPQAMAYSTIANLPVELGVYTCIVPMLVYAFLGGSRAMSVSTTSTIATLTATTLVTAGVAAGSDDAQQAVLTLTLLVGVILGVARLFRIGSLVENISQATLIGIKVGLGATVALGQLPKMFGVDVQQTGHGFIRAVIALIEALPQLSVTTLLFSAGTVAVLVILPRLVARIPAPLVVVALGILLTALVPPATSGIAVIAPVSTGLPLPAIPSLSGIGELIPGALAIAIMAFLETASVARGIRQHGDPTIDSNQELLATSATNLIGSFFHCLPSAGGFSQSAVNQRAGARSQLSSITTAVLAVLVLLFLAPVLSLLPQATLAAMVFVAVIGLIDVPGMVRLFRLSKAEFWTSVVTALIGLSVGLLPAVAAGVVLTLGLVLHELNKPRIEARPLDGGGLSIRVLSPLYTANLLSTTQAIAAAAQEAEAGSVIALDFSTQNVVSVMVIDGMRDLDNDLAADGYRVLITNLPLGALALAEQTSWWKRVIDEGRVR; encoded by the coding sequence GTGACCAACGGCACCCGCCGGGCCTCCTGGATGCTACCGACGCTGCGAGGTTACCAACGCTCGTGGCTCGGGAGGGACATCCTCGCAGGGCTCTCGGCGGGTGCCGTTGTCATCCCTCAAGCGATGGCCTATTCGACCATCGCCAACCTTCCGGTCGAACTGGGGGTGTACACCTGTATTGTTCCGATGCTGGTGTACGCCTTTCTTGGTGGTTCGCGGGCGATGAGCGTTTCAACCACCTCGACCATTGCAACACTCACCGCAACCACACTTGTCACGGCCGGTGTTGCGGCCGGCTCTGACGATGCGCAGCAGGCCGTCCTGACGCTCACCTTGCTCGTCGGAGTGATCCTTGGCGTCGCGCGACTGTTCCGCATTGGGTCGCTTGTTGAGAACATCAGCCAGGCAACGCTCATCGGCATCAAAGTGGGGCTTGGTGCGACCGTTGCGCTTGGGCAGCTGCCAAAGATGTTTGGGGTTGACGTTCAGCAAACCGGCCACGGGTTCATCAGGGCGGTGATCGCGTTGATTGAGGCGCTTCCGCAGTTAAGCGTGACGACGCTGCTCTTTTCGGCTGGCACAGTTGCCGTGCTCGTGATCCTTCCTCGGCTCGTGGCCCGGATTCCGGCACCGCTTGTTGTGGTCGCGCTCGGCATCCTCCTGACCGCCCTCGTCCCACCCGCAACAAGTGGCATCGCGGTCATCGCGCCAGTCTCGACCGGACTCCCGCTGCCGGCGATACCGTCGCTGAGCGGAATCGGCGAGCTGATTCCAGGTGCACTAGCGATCGCGATCATGGCCTTTCTTGAAACGGCATCTGTCGCACGCGGCATTCGCCAGCACGGGGATCCCACTATCGATAGCAATCAAGAATTGCTGGCGACAAGCGCCACCAACCTCATCGGTTCGTTCTTCCACTGCCTTCCGTCGGCCGGCGGCTTTTCGCAGAGCGCGGTTAATCAGCGCGCGGGCGCGAGGTCGCAGCTGTCGAGCATCACAACGGCCGTGCTTGCGGTGCTCGTTTTGCTGTTTCTTGCCCCTGTGCTCAGCTTATTGCCGCAGGCGACACTCGCTGCCATGGTGTTTGTTGCCGTCATCGGGCTTATCGATGTCCCCGGAATGGTCAGGCTCTTCCGCCTCAGCAAGGCCGAGTTTTGGACCTCAGTCGTGACCGCACTGATTGGGCTTTCCGTCGGTTTGCTGCCCGCCGTAGCCGCTGGAGTTGTGCTCACTCTTGGCCTCGTCCTTCACGAACTGAATAAGCCGCGCATCGAGGCGCGTCCGCTCGACGGTGGAGGCCTTTCCATCCGTGTGTTGAGCCCGCTCTACACCGCAAATTTGCTCTCAACGACTCAGGCGATCGCCGCCGCCGCGCAGGAGGCAGAGGCCGGCTCGGTCATTGCGTTGGACTTCTCGACGCAGAATGTGGTTTCGGTCATGGTGATCGACGGCATGCGGGACCTCGACAACGACCTCGCTGCCGACGGATACCGTGTGCTCATCACAAACCTCCCACTTGGCGCGCTGGCACTTGCAGAGCAGACGTCCTGGTGGAAGCGAGTGATCGATGAGGGGCGCGTGCGCTAG
- a CDS encoding formylglycine-generating enzyme family protein, whose product MTLIPAGSFTMGSTEFYPEEGPVHVRRVESFLLDQHPVTNAEFAAFVDDTGYVTVAERPLDPELFPELPPEDLRAGALLFVPTHGPVALDDWQQWWSWVPGACWNHPAGPRSHIRDRPTHPVIHVSFEDASAYAAWAGKRLPTEAEWEYAATGGHGPSTYAWGTELHPGGLLMANNWQGRFPYLNTGANGWAGTSPVGAFPADRSGLFDMIGNVWEWTTTPYTERHEVPTDVTAPVTMPITVVNLLAVPGGERGTGVSTSQEPSTAGSCGDGCQCGPSSGRSAPPSLGTNEAQGGVSVPPRRVLKGGSHLCAPEYCLRYRPAARSPQSDDTATSHIGFRCARDA is encoded by the coding sequence ATGACGCTCATTCCGGCTGGCTCCTTCACCATGGGGTCAACGGAGTTCTATCCGGAAGAGGGCCCTGTGCATGTGCGTCGGGTTGAGTCGTTTCTGCTTGACCAACATCCGGTAACAAACGCTGAGTTTGCGGCCTTTGTTGACGACACCGGCTACGTCACCGTCGCCGAGCGGCCACTCGACCCGGAACTCTTCCCCGAGCTCCCTCCTGAAGACCTTCGTGCCGGCGCGCTGCTCTTTGTCCCGACGCATGGGCCAGTTGCGCTTGATGATTGGCAGCAGTGGTGGTCTTGGGTGCCAGGCGCGTGCTGGAACCATCCGGCCGGCCCCCGTTCGCATATCCGGGACCGGCCAACTCATCCCGTGATTCATGTCTCGTTTGAGGATGCCTCCGCATACGCGGCCTGGGCTGGCAAGCGGCTGCCGACCGAGGCTGAGTGGGAATACGCGGCAACCGGAGGCCACGGGCCAAGCACATACGCGTGGGGTACCGAGCTACACCCTGGGGGCCTGCTCATGGCAAATAATTGGCAGGGGCGTTTTCCGTACCTCAATACGGGCGCCAACGGTTGGGCAGGCACTTCGCCCGTTGGGGCTTTTCCGGCAGACCGATCCGGCTTATTCGACATGATAGGCAACGTCTGGGAATGGACAACAACGCCCTACACCGAACGGCACGAGGTGCCGACTGACGTGACCGCACCCGTCACGATGCCGATCACCGTGGTTAATCTCTTGGCGGTTCCTGGCGGAGAAAGGGGCACCGGTGTTTCCACCTCGCAGGAGCCGTCAACGGCTGGCTCGTGCGGCGATGGATGCCAGTGTGGCCCGTCGTCGGGGAGGTCTGCACCCCCCTCGCTCGGCACCAACGAGGCTCAGGGCGGCGTTTCCGTGCCACCGAGGCGGGTACTCAAAGGAGGCTCCCATCTGTGTGCGCCGGAGTATTGTCTCCGGTATCGACCTGCGGCCCGTTCCCCGCAGTCGGACGACACCGCGACAAGCCACATCGGCTTCCGGTGCGCGCGGGATGCCTAA
- a CDS encoding helix-turn-helix transcriptional regulator, protein MTMIGRTHDMQVALSFVDQGSNVQIAGSTGSGKSLFLSELSNYLSENDWNPLRFYGIAELKNVPLMALNVAAPSGKTGATGPAQLRDAYQQLITLTQKPRSILIIDDIDDLDDASAGILRAVARHNGLVLVSAGRTIPVGGLGGTRQPPRNLADFVVELKPLPFDSFEVLLEARLGSPVESSTASRLFAKSGGIPGLGVTLALAASAEHSLRLREGVWTAESDLWSHSLRRIVEAYLGELDAVGRDALEMLCLVGPVDIETAHQLVGWTAVEALEHHGLVRTYPSNDRLLLTVFPAILVEFFRHEDMSTRRSRLTEEVAERLQTVGMPSLDQSDYFVKAEPWAPVEGSDALFVRVLYEQSRTQRLVAEAEWQRQPSAATSYNLVSALIHSNAHLADIERAIATTDLSQADQVLRARYTCLVARWKAYGRNDVDGALGTLDKAAPQLGEYSRLLDACRVNIQLDLLGAPDEAESLLHVTPGLPSRVTSELHITLAAVHIARAEFAEASSLLDGVGDLFDRPWRTALYRGLAQIGEGKLPDAVRTADLALAEARATLDTDALRVHSYLAIVALTLQSKYPRIEVLLESIMALGTPHVFLQLFHLATTNVAAMVALRSGRKAYGASLVAQLRTFPNAFGPFPAMEIGWGASQFESMAGNQRQASQILWESGQRLWKRHSTFASLVDALTSVELSSDTEHLNKVQSRAAKVDSVFVDATLHYVEAYLSRDAEGMRVAFNELTEVGRWGLAHNALTHLSQYLRDEHRADEAEAVIKERAALVAAHLDDPFDLARFVISNSSLTDREVEIASFVATGQSNRQIAELLRLSIRTVENHVHRIIRKEGLTNRSEIASLGRRYGWGEAVIS, encoded by the coding sequence ATGACCATGATTGGTCGAACACACGATATGCAGGTGGCGTTGAGCTTTGTAGATCAGGGGTCGAACGTCCAGATTGCTGGAAGCACTGGCAGCGGGAAGTCGCTGTTCCTGAGCGAGCTGTCCAATTATCTCAGCGAAAACGATTGGAACCCACTCCGGTTTTACGGGATCGCCGAGCTCAAGAATGTACCGCTCATGGCGCTGAATGTCGCGGCGCCGTCCGGAAAAACGGGTGCAACAGGGCCCGCTCAGCTGCGGGACGCCTATCAGCAGTTGATTACACTGACGCAAAAGCCACGATCAATTCTCATAATTGACGATATTGACGATCTTGATGATGCAAGCGCGGGTATCCTTCGGGCGGTTGCGCGGCACAACGGGCTCGTGCTGGTATCCGCAGGTCGAACGATTCCCGTTGGCGGCCTCGGCGGTACGCGCCAACCACCGCGGAACCTCGCCGATTTTGTTGTTGAACTGAAGCCGCTTCCGTTTGATTCTTTTGAGGTGTTGCTTGAAGCGAGGCTTGGCTCTCCGGTTGAATCGTCAACGGCGAGTCGACTCTTTGCCAAGTCTGGCGGCATCCCAGGGCTTGGGGTGACGCTGGCGCTTGCCGCGTCTGCCGAGCATTCGCTTCGGCTCCGCGAAGGCGTATGGACGGCCGAGAGCGACCTGTGGAGCCATTCGCTGCGCAGAATCGTCGAGGCGTATCTTGGGGAGTTGGATGCTGTCGGGCGGGACGCTCTTGAGATGCTGTGCCTTGTTGGTCCCGTTGATATTGAGACGGCCCACCAACTGGTTGGCTGGACGGCTGTTGAGGCACTTGAACATCACGGGCTCGTGCGCACGTACCCGTCAAACGATCGACTTTTGCTGACGGTGTTTCCCGCTATTCTTGTGGAGTTTTTTCGGCACGAAGACATGTCAACGAGGCGGTCGCGGCTCACCGAGGAAGTCGCCGAGCGGCTGCAAACCGTTGGAATGCCCTCACTCGACCAGTCCGACTACTTTGTCAAAGCTGAGCCGTGGGCGCCTGTTGAGGGTTCCGACGCGCTCTTTGTCCGAGTGCTCTATGAGCAGTCTCGCACGCAGCGACTGGTTGCCGAGGCAGAGTGGCAGCGGCAGCCAAGCGCGGCGACATCGTACAACCTGGTGTCAGCGCTCATCCATTCGAACGCCCATCTTGCCGACATTGAACGGGCGATCGCAACAACCGACCTCAGCCAGGCCGATCAGGTGCTTCGGGCCAGGTATACCTGTCTTGTGGCGAGGTGGAAGGCGTACGGTCGAAATGATGTGGATGGTGCCCTCGGCACCCTTGACAAGGCCGCGCCGCAGCTGGGGGAGTATTCGCGGCTGCTTGATGCCTGTCGGGTCAACATTCAACTTGACCTTCTCGGCGCGCCAGACGAGGCAGAGAGCCTGCTGCACGTGACGCCAGGGCTTCCTAGCAGGGTGACCTCGGAGCTGCACATTACCCTTGCGGCAGTGCACATCGCCCGCGCCGAGTTTGCGGAGGCAAGTTCCCTGCTTGATGGCGTTGGTGATCTCTTTGACCGTCCGTGGCGTACCGCACTGTATCGTGGCCTCGCACAGATTGGCGAAGGCAAGCTCCCCGATGCGGTCCGCACTGCCGACCTCGCCCTTGCCGAGGCGAGAGCAACGCTTGATACGGATGCGCTCAGGGTTCATTCGTATCTCGCGATCGTTGCGCTCACGCTGCAGTCAAAGTATCCGCGAATCGAGGTTCTGCTCGAATCGATCATGGCTTTGGGAACGCCGCACGTCTTTCTGCAGCTCTTTCATCTTGCGACCACAAACGTTGCAGCGATGGTTGCCCTGCGCAGTGGCCGAAAAGCTTACGGTGCAAGCCTCGTTGCTCAGCTGCGCACGTTTCCGAACGCCTTCGGCCCGTTCCCAGCAATGGAGATTGGCTGGGGCGCGTCGCAGTTCGAATCGATGGCTGGAAACCAGCGTCAGGCATCCCAGATTCTTTGGGAATCCGGGCAGCGCCTGTGGAAGCGCCACTCGACCTTTGCCTCGCTCGTTGATGCCCTGACGAGCGTTGAACTCAGCAGCGACACCGAACATCTCAACAAGGTGCAGTCGCGCGCTGCCAAAGTAGACAGTGTCTTTGTTGATGCGACCCTGCACTATGTTGAGGCGTATCTCTCACGGGATGCTGAAGGAATGCGAGTTGCCTTCAACGAGCTGACCGAAGTCGGGCGCTGGGGCCTCGCGCATAACGCCCTGACCCACCTCTCGCAATACCTCCGCGACGAGCATCGGGCAGACGAAGCTGAAGCCGTCATCAAAGAGCGTGCCGCTCTGGTAGCCGCGCATCTTGACGACCCATTCGACCTTGCGCGTTTTGTGATCTCCAATTCGTCGCTGACCGACCGCGAGGTAGAGATAGCGAGTTTTGTTGCCACGGGTCAGAGTAACCGACAGATCGCTGAACTGTTGCGGCTCAGTATCCGCACGGTTGAAAACCACGTGCATCGCATCATCCGCAAGGAGGGGCTCACCAACCGGAGCGAGATTGCAAGCCTCGGACGACGCTACGGCTGGGGCGAGGCAGTAATCTCCTAG
- a CDS encoding AI-2E family transporter, with the protein MSWFRKRTSPQAQSGEADAPASALPAGVPEPSVGPSKLPTSPAAGVDQAAGIGAEAPSQSEALPDPSRWAASPRSALILAGLGGATLTAVGLWAIQSFFAPFFLALVLTICAHPIRVALERWGVARGFATGSVIAVVFALLALFVMALVVAFGQFAALLPQFGPQIMDIGAQIADWLKTIGLTQEQVSSIASGFDPGRIIGFVAALLGNVTNVTVGLVIILTSLILMAMDAVYVPLLMRQVARTRPHMVAALAGFATGVRRYMVATTALGVVQGVLNWVALVILGIPGAFLWGLLSFLCSYIPNIGYFIAIIPPIVFGLLVGGWPAVVAVIIIYGVINAVVQSLIQPRVVGNAVALGQTITFVSVLFWAVVIGPIGAILAIPLTLLVRAILIDSNPAAAWWRPVIGDLTETKRIMKDEDLNQKRAKNDKRGRQQ; encoded by the coding sequence GTGTCCTGGTTTCGCAAGCGCACATCCCCGCAAGCTCAAAGCGGCGAGGCGGATGCACCAGCCTCCGCCTTGCCCGCTGGCGTGCCCGAACCAAGCGTTGGCCCGTCGAAGCTCCCCACATCGCCGGCTGCCGGAGTTGATCAGGCAGCCGGCATCGGAGCTGAAGCGCCGTCCCAGTCAGAAGCGTTGCCTGACCCCTCTCGGTGGGCGGCCTCTCCGAGAAGCGCCCTCATCCTCGCCGGGCTTGGAGGGGCAACCCTCACCGCTGTTGGCCTCTGGGCCATCCAGTCATTTTTTGCCCCGTTCTTCTTGGCCCTCGTGCTGACGATCTGCGCGCACCCCATTCGGGTTGCCCTCGAACGATGGGGAGTTGCGCGCGGCTTCGCGACCGGCTCTGTTATCGCCGTGGTTTTTGCGCTCCTCGCCTTGTTTGTGATGGCGCTCGTGGTTGCGTTTGGTCAGTTTGCGGCTCTGTTGCCGCAGTTTGGCCCGCAGATAATGGATATCGGAGCCCAGATCGCTGACTGGCTCAAAACCATCGGACTCACTCAAGAGCAGGTCAGCTCTATCGCAAGCGGATTTGATCCTGGTCGCATCATCGGGTTTGTTGCGGCGCTGCTCGGGAACGTTACAAACGTCACGGTTGGCCTCGTGATCATCCTGACCTCCCTGATCCTCATGGCGATGGACGCAGTTTACGTGCCGCTGCTCATGCGTCAGGTTGCTCGAACGCGCCCGCACATGGTTGCGGCCCTTGCCGGTTTTGCAACGGGCGTTCGTCGCTACATGGTTGCGACCACGGCCCTCGGCGTTGTGCAGGGTGTACTCAATTGGGTTGCGCTCGTCATCCTCGGCATCCCAGGAGCGTTCCTGTGGGGGTTGCTGTCGTTTCTCTGCAGCTACATCCCAAATATCGGCTACTTCATAGCGATCATCCCTCCCATCGTGTTTGGGCTGCTTGTTGGGGGATGGCCAGCCGTTGTCGCCGTCATCATCATTTATGGCGTGATCAACGCGGTCGTACAGTCGCTTATCCAACCGCGGGTTGTTGGCAATGCAGTGGCGCTCGGTCAGACCATCACCTTTGTATCTGTCCTGTTTTGGGCGGTTGTGATCGGGCCGATTGGCGCCATTCTTGCCATTCCGCTGACACTACTCGTTCGGGCCATCCTCATCGATTCCAACCCAGCGGCGGCCTGGTGGCGACCCGTTATCGGTGATCTCACCGAGACCAAACGCATTATGAAGGATGAGGACCTCAATCAGAAGCGAGCCAAGAACGATAAACGGGGACGCCAGCAGTAA